The nucleotide window CCAATTGGTGTAATAAAATTTTAAAGCAACGTGACGCTGCGGCAGTTCTAATATAACTTTTGTGGCTCGACCCGCCAAAAGTCCAGTTGTAGCGCGTTTTTCCCAACGAACAATATATTGAGCCCCACCAACTGAGCCCGCACATTCTGAAGTAAAACCTGCTTCTGTCTTACATTGAGCATTTTTAATACTTTGTTCATTCAAAAGTGAAATCAAAGTCGACGCATCAATTGATAACGGAAAAACTGGATCTAATGCGTGGGGGTTTGGTTTACCTGAGTAATATTTTTTATCGCGATATAATACATATTCAATTTTTTGATCATTCAAAAGTACAGAGGCCAAAGGTAAATCAAGAGTTGTAGTGACATCAAGCCGCACAGTTTTACCACTGAGAACGTATATATCAGATTTTAATTTATAAGATTTTCCATTGCGCTCAACAAACAAGTTAGCCGAATACATTTGAGATACATTATTTAATTGAGGTGTGGCATCGTCTGTTGGCTTTTGTGTCGTCGCACATGCAGAAATAAAAACAAAAAGTATGACGAGGCTTTTACGGAGTAGGCTGCGTTGAAGCGGGCTCTCGTCCAGTGGATGGAGGCGCTTGAACAGCGATATCGATGTTAGCAATCTTTTGCTTAATCTTGACGATGGTTTTCTCATCATTTTCAAGTGTAAGCGCACGAATATACATTTGGCGAGCTTTATCACGAACACTGTATCGCAAATAAACATCACCTAAGTGCTCAGCAATTATTGATTCGTCTGGCTTTAATTTATAAGCGCTTTCTAATACCACGATAGATTCTTTAAAATGACCTTTTCTAAATAGAATCCAACCCAATGAGTCAGTAATATAAGCGTCATTTGGTTTTAGTTTTAGAGCTTTACGCACTAACGCTTCTGCTTCATCTAAACTTTGATTCATTTCAGCTAATGTATAACCCAAATAATTAAGGGCTTGCACATGATCTGGATTAATTTCCAAGGTCTTTCTAACAGAAAGTACTCCTGCATCACGTTGGCCAGCTTTATCTTGCATGCTGCCTAAGTAAAAATAGAGTTGGTCATCTTTTGGAAATTTCTTAACAGCGCCTGTCAAAACCTCAACAGCTTTTAGATGTTGTTTTTTATCATCTAAGAGTGATGCATAAAAACTATAAAACTGAGGTACATCAGGTTTTTTTAGAATAGCGTCTGACATTGTCGAAATAGCTTTTGTATAGTTGTCTTGAAGTTTATGTAAATAGGCCGCGTGAACAGCTGCTTCAGAATAAAGTGTACTTGAGGGCTTAATCGTTTCAAATTGTTCTATTGCTTCTGGATACGCCTTAATCTCTTCATACACAGCAGCTAGGTAGAATCTAATTTTTTCAGAATCAGGAGCTAATGATAAAATTTGTTTTAGCTTAGTAATTGCTGAGTCATATTTTTTCTGTTCAATTAAAATTAAAGCCATCTTAACTTTTATATTTAAATTATCACTCTCTTGCGCTTCGACAATTACGAATTGCTTATAAGCTTCTTCGTATTCATCCATTTCCATGTATAGCTTGCCCAGTGCATTTGCGACTTTAAGTGAAGGGCCATGCTTTTCTTGGTAACTGCGATAGAGTTTCACAGCTTTTTCATTTGCCGCGTTTTGTTCATAGAGATAACCCAATGCCATCACACTTTCTAAAAACTCAGGTCTTTCTTCTATCGAACGCTTAAATGCCTCTTCTGCTTCTTTGTTGTTCTTGCGATCAAGTTCAACACGCCCCATGTAGTAGTAGGCTAAGTGTGCTTGCTTTTTAGTTTTTGCAACTTTTTTAAAGTGATCAATACTTTCTTCAAATTTTTTATCTTCAGCTAGTAATGCGCCAATGTATAAAGAAGCCTCTGTGTTTTCAGGGTCAGATGATAAAACAAAACGGTATTGCTCAAGTGCTTTTCCATAGAGTTTTGTTGAACTGTAAAGCCCACCCAAAAGAAGTCTGGCATCAACATAATTTGGGTCAAGATCAACAGCCGA belongs to Oligoflexia bacterium and includes:
- a CDS encoding tetratricopeptide repeat protein, translated to MGRAPTFFSVLISVSVLSLTACSTTRVQKNNSPDAQLVKAAKPAKPDLKTAPQTNADGTVIDPVFMRTQADYHFTLAEAYALEGEVGRAIDEYKLVLVYDPTSPHIRLKLAAELVKKGQLVQAVDQAESAVDLDPNYVDARLLLGGLYSSTKLYGKALEQYRFVLSSDPENTEASLYIGALLAEDKKFEESIDHFKKVAKTKKQAHLAYYYMGRVELDRKNNKEAEEAFKRSIEERPEFLESVMALGYLYEQNAANEKAVKLYRSYQEKHGPSLKVANALGKLYMEMDEYEEAYKQFVIVEAQESDNLNIKVKMALILIEQKKYDSAITKLKQILSLAPDSEKIRFYLAAVYEEIKAYPEAIEQFETIKPSSTLYSEAAVHAAYLHKLQDNYTKAISTMSDAILKKPDVPQFYSFYASLLDDKKQHLKAVEVLTGAVKKFPKDDQLYFYLGSMQDKAGQRDAGVLSVRKTLEINPDHVQALNYLGYTLAEMNQSLDEAEALVRKALKLKPNDAYITDSLGWILFRKGHFKESIVVLESAYKLKPDESIIAEHLGDVYLRYSVRDKARQMYIRALTLENDEKTIVKIKQKIANIDIAVQAPPSTGREPASTQPTP